In the genome of Cryptomeria japonica chromosome 8, Sugi_1.0, whole genome shotgun sequence, one region contains:
- the LOC131034603 gene encoding receptor like protein 23-like — translation MCFLGLPHSELSSLHRLKHVDLSFSYFQGQISKHISSLHNLTYLDLSCAGADLDGSILWRLGNLSQLQVIDLATKIYLEDEISYSWYDCGPVYSPSLKWTENVRGLKHLSLQGVELNMAGKQLEAPLSRLHNLHHLNLKDCALSGHIPNALRNLTSLSHLHLGWNEFTSRLPTWLENMTGLVSIHFDRCDLTGPFPSSLSRGLIPAFLSTQFRPQILDLSNKSLFGNIPAWLGDLPNLGLIYLLHNNLQGELPSSVNISHYDRINLGHNMLTGSVPIPSVPASDLELLDLSQNRFTGFIPVEIGSLLPNIEFLLFSENDLRGDIPTSISLLQKLRDLDLSGNNFEGKIPSSLTNCTALKRLNLANNKLSGEIPSKIGRLRQLEKLHLSDNMLQGNLPSDVQSCRKLQILDMANNFLSGNIPLWLGQLSDLMILVLRSNKFHGWIPHALGNLSTLHVLDIFHNNLTGAIPPELGKLTGMMDGEAGGSEILNGQSSYGRSYYYKEEINVTNKRLNLTYGDFVLLLITVIDLSSNQLSGDIPSEIGNLKHLHVLNLSGNSLTGEIPVSFGLLEQLESLDLSNNKLRGRIPGQMVQLSFMSFFIVSNNMLCGRIPSGRQFSTFNSTYFSGNPGLCGFPVDKRSCSCEYNSSAGMPPVSEDEEEEEEEEIPWYWYVSWMASFAVGFWGVFGVLCLKKKWRVIYIRILDGYAVGLLNILSLRK, via the exons ATGTGTTTTCTTGGTCTTCCACATTCAGAGCTTTCTAGTCTACACCGACTCAAGCATGTCGATCTCAGCTTCAGTTATTTTCAAGGCCAGATTTCAAAGCATATATCCTCCCTTCACAACTTGACTTATCTCGACTTGTCTTGTGCTGGTGCTGATCTGGATGGTAGTATTCTGTGGCGTCTGGGAAATCTTTCCCAACTGCAAGTTATAGATCTTGCTACAAAGATTTACCTCGAGGACGAGATTTCATATAGCTGGTATGATTGTGGACCTGTCTATAGTCCCAGTTTGAAGTGGACAGAGAATGTACGAGGGTTAAAGCATTTGTCACTACAAGGGGTCGAACTGAACATGGCGGGGAAGCAATTAGAAGCGCCACTTTCTAGGCTCCATAATCTCCACCACCTCAACCTCAAAGACTGTGCTCTGTCGGGGCACATCCCCAATGCTTTACGAAACCTCACCTCGCTCTCCCATCTCCATCTTGGCTGGAACGAGTTTACTTCCAGGTTGCCCACATGGCTGGAAAATATGACTGGTTTAGTATCCATTCACTTTGACCGCTGTGACCTGACGGGGCCATTTCCTTCGAGTCTTTCCC GGGGTCTCATTCCTGCATTCCTTTCAACACAATTTAGGCCGCAAATTTTGGATCTCAGCAACAAGAGTCTTTTTGGAAACATTCCAGCTTGGCTTGGGGACCTTCCAAATTTGGGACTTATTTACCTGTTGCATAATAACTTGCAAGGTGAACTCCCTTCCAGCGTTAATATAAGTCACTATGACCGGATAAATTTGGGTCATAATATGTTGACTGGTTCTGTTCCGATTCCTTCTGTGCCTGCATCAGATTTGGAATTGTTGGACTTGTCTCAGAATAGATTCACCGGTTTTATCCCAGTGGAGATTGGTTCGCTTCTTCCTAACATTGAGTTCTTGTTATTCTCTGAAAATGATTTAAGAGGTGATATTCCTACTTCCATCAGTCTTCTGCAAAAGCTACGGGATTTGGATCTATCAGGTAACAACTTTGAAGGTAAAATACCATCAAGCCTCACCAACTGCACAGCTTTGAAAAGACTAAATCTGGCAAACAATAAATTAAGTGGGGAGATTCCATCTAAGATAGGAAGGCTACGCCAACTCGAAAAGCTTCATCTCAGTGACAACATGCTACAGGGAAACTTGCCATCTGATGTCCAAAGCTGTAGGAAATTGCAGATTTTAGATATGGCCAATAATTTCTTGTCTGGGAATATACCTCTTTGGTTAGGTCAGCTTTCTGATTTGATGATACTTGTTTTAAGGTCAAACAAATTCCATGGGTGGATACCACATGCATTAGGCAATCTTTCAACTCTCCATGTCTTAGATATCTTCCACAATAATTTGACTGGTGCTATCCCACCAGAACTGGGGAAGTTGACAGGTATGATGGATGGAGAAGCGGGAGGATCAGAAATCTTAAATGGTCAGTCCTCTTATGGTCGTTCATATTATTATAAGGAAGAGATCAATGTGACTAATAAAAGATTGAATCTAACCTATGGGGATTTTGTTCTATTGCTTATAACAGTCATTGATCTCTCTTCAAATCAGCTTTCAGGTGACATTCCTTCAGAAATTGGCAACCTTAAGCATTTACATGTCCTGAATTTGTCAGGTAATAGTCTTACAGGAGAGATTCCAGTAAGTTTTGGCTTGTTAGAGCAGTTAGAATCATTGGATCTTTCAAATAATAAATTGCGTGGAAGAATCCCAGGTCAGATGGTACAACTTTCCTTTATGAGTTTCTTCATTGTGTCCAACAACATGCTCTGTGGAAGAATCCCATCAGGGCGTCAATTTTCTACATTCAATTCCACTTACTTTTCAGGGAACCCCGGTCTGTGTGGGTTTCCAGTTGACAAGAGATCATGTAGTTGTGAGTACAACTCATCTGCAGGTATGCCACCGGTTTCCGAagatgaagaggaggaagaggaagaagaaatcCCATGGTATTGGTATGTAAGTTGGATGGCAAGCTTTGCTGTTGGATTCTGGGGAGTGTTTGGAGTCCTTTGCCTAAAAAAGAAATGGCGTGTAATATACATTAGAATCCTAGATGGGTATGCCGTAGGTCTTCTGAATATATTGTCACTCAGAAAATAA